The Streptomyces sp. NBC_00659 genomic interval AACTGAGGCGCGCCCGGCCCCACACGTGAGGCGGCCCCGCACCCCATCGGGTGCGGGGCCGCCGCGCGCAAGGACTCCGTCGGACGGGCCGTCGCCACAGAACCCGGCCCCATCGGACGGGCCGTCGCCACGGGCCGTCGCCTCAGGAACCGGCTCCCACCGACTGACCGGTCGCCTCAGGAACCGGCTCCCACCGGCCGGCCGGTCGCTTCAGCCACCGGCACCCTGTGCGGGCCGGTCACTTCACGCCGAGCACCTGCTCCACCGGGTCGATCGCGAAGTACACCAGGAACAGCGCCGAGACGGCCCACAGCAGCCAGTGGACCTCCTTCGCCTTGCCCAGGACGGCCTTGATGACGACGTAGGCCAGGAAGCCGGCCCCGATGCCGTCGGTGATGGAGTACGTGAACGGCATCACGGCGATGGTCAGGAACGCCGGGATCGCGATCTCGTACCGGTCCCAGTCGATGTGCTTGACGTGGGTCATCATCAGGAACCCGACCGCGATCAGCGCGGGCGCCGCGGCCTGGAGCGGGACGATGGTCAGCAGCGGGGTGAGGAAGAGGGCGAGGCCGAAGAGGCCGCCGGTGATCAGGTTGGCGAAGCCGGTGCGGGCGCCCTCGCCGACGCCGGCAGCGGACTCGATGTAGGCGGTGTTGGAGGAGGCGGAGCCCACACCGCCCGCGACGGCGGCGGCGCCGTCGATGAACAGGACCCGGCCGATGCCCGGGACCTGGCCCTGCTCGTCGAGCAGCCCGGCCTCGGCGCTGATCCCGACGATGGTCCCCATGGCGTCGAAGAAGTCCGACAGGACCAGCGTGAAGATCAGCAGGACCGCGGTGAGGACACCGGCCTCGGCGAAGCCGCCGAACAGGCTGAAGTGACCGATGAGCCCGAAGTCCGGAGTGTCGACGATCTTGTCCGGGACCTTGGGCGTGGTCAGGCCCCAGCTCTTGATGTCGGCGACGGCGTCGATGACGATCGCCACGACCGTCATGGTGACGATGCTGATGAGGATCGCGCCCTTCACCTTGCGGGCGAGCAGCGCGATGGTCAGCAGGACGCCGAGGCAGAAGACGAGGACGGGCCAGCCGGTGAGGCGGCCCACGGCACCGAGCTGCACCGGGACGGTGGTGTGGGCGATGTCCGGGATACGGCTGACGAACCCGGCGTCCACGAAGCCGATGAAGGCGATGAACAGACCGATGCCGACGCCGATGGCCTGCTTGAGCTGCTGCGGGATCGCGTTCATGATCGCTTCCCGGAGGCCGGTGAGCACCAGGACGCAGATCAGGACGCCTTCGAGGACGACCAGGCCCATGGCGTCGTCCCAGCTCATCAGCGGCGCGAGCTGGAAGGCCACGACGGCGTTGAGGCCGAGACCCGCCGCGATGGCGAGCGGAAGGTTGCCTCCGATCCCCATGATGACGGTCATGACACACGCCACCAGCGCGGTGGCGGTGACCAGTTGGCCGGTGTCCAGCGTGTGCCCGAACTTGTCCTTGGCGCTGCCGAGGATGATGGGGTTCAGGACGAGGATGTAGGCCATGGTGAAGAAGGTGGCGAACCCGCCGCGTATCTCCCGGCCGACGGTGGAGCCTCTGGCGGATATCTTGAAGAAGGCGTCGACCCCGCCTGCCGCCGGTGGGGCGGTACTTGGCCGGTTGTCGACCTTCTGCGCTTCGGACATGGCGATACTCCTCGTTGCCTGCGTGACTCGTGTGCGGATGCTGGCTGGATTGTTCCCCCGATCAAGGGGTTTCAGGTTTTCCCCGTGTTACGGAATCGAGTTCGGCCCGCCATACGCCGTTCGAAGGCCCGTACGACCGGCTGGTACGCTCACGCATCCCGCTCCGCCGGAACTCCCGTGCTCCACACCGGAATCACGGATCCGTACCCACCGCACCCGCACCGGTGCCGCAGCCGAAGCGAGGGGAGGCACCCCGTGGGCACGCTCGTCGACGACGCCGCCTCGGTGGAGTTCCACGCCTTCTTCGAGCGGCACTACGCCGAACTGGCCCGGCTGGCCCATCTGTTGACCGGTGAGCCGGATGCCGCAGACGATCTGGCCGCCGAAGCTCTGCTCGCGCTGTGGCACCGCTGGGACCGGGTGCGGGCGGCGGACCGTCCGACGGCGTACGCGCGCGGAGTGGTCGCCAACCTCGCCCGCACCCGGATCCGCGCCGCCGTGCGGGAACGCCGGCGGATCACGCTCGTCTGGTCGCAGCGCGAGGACAGGGCCGAGAACCCCGACGTACCGGGGACGGTCGATGTCCGACAGGCCCTGCGCCGGCTGCCGTTCCGCAAGCGCGCCTGTGTCGTGCTGCGGCACGCCTTCGACCTGTCGGAGAAGGACACCGCGCTCGCCCTCGGCGTCTCGGTGGGTACGGTGAAGAGCCAGACGTCCAAGGGCATGGCGGAGCTGAAACGGCTGCTCGGCGCGGACGAGGCGTCGGTACGGATGCACGCGGGGGCGCTGCCCACGGGTGGGACCGGAGGACGGGACCGGTGAGGGAGTCGCGGGAGGTGCACGACGAGCTGCGCGCCCGGCTGCGCGAGGCGGCCGGGGTCCACGAGCCGGACCGCGCGCGCATCCTGGCCCGGGTGGAGCGCGGCATGGCGGGCTCCGGCGAGCGGCGGCCCCCGCGGCGCACCGCGCGCCCGCCGCTGCTCGGCTGGGCCCGTGTCCTGGGCGCCACGGCCGCGGTCGCGGGCGTCCTGGTGGCGGGCGGCTACGCGGTCGCCTCGGCGGTGCGGGACGACGGTCCGGCACGGCGGACCGTGGCCGTTCCCCCGGCGCCCGACCCGTCGCCGGACCCGGCCGGCCGGGCGCCGGCCACCCCCGGGGCCGGACCTCGTTCCGGGACGCCGAAGGAGTCGGGGAGGCCGCGTCCGTCACCCTCCCGGGCCCCCACGGCGAGCGGCCCCACGGCCCCGGACCGGGCGCCCGGCGGGGACACCGCGGACGGCCCGTTGCGGTCGGACGGCTCGGTCGACCCGCACAGCGACGACTACTGGGCGCAGAGCGATGTCAGCCTGCGGACCACGGAGCAACTCACCTCGCTCTCGGTCACGTTGGAGGTCAGACAGACCGGCGGGGTGAGCGAGGCGGGGGCCTGGCTCTCGCTGCCCGAGAGCGACTTCACGACGACGGTCACCGAGCGGGACGGCTTCCTCGTCTACACCTGGACGCTCAGGCCGGGTCGCACGGTCCGGCCGGGCGCGTGGATCTTCGCCGGCCAGTACGGCCACGATCGTGGCGGCCGGGACGCGAAGGACGACGGCTACACCGTGACGGCGACCGCGAAGGGCGGCGAACGGGCCTCCGTGGCCGGTGACTTCGCGAACCGGGACACCGACGGCGGCGATCCCTAGGGCCTGGCGTTCGGATCATGCGGCGGGACGCGGGGGCGCGTTCGCCTCCCGGCGACGCCGAACGCCCCCGCCGATGACGACCGGCGGGGGCGTTCGACGATGGGGGCGCGTCAGCTCACGAAGTACGTGGGGTTCGGGAGCTTGTAGGTCTTGTCGGCGTAGCCGCCGTCGAGGTCCGAGTACTGGTCGCCGAAGTTGGCGACGATGTCGTACCCGAGGGACTCGATGTGCTTGCGGGTACCGGCCTTGTACTGCACGGTCGTGCAGTTCCAGGCGGCGGCGGTGGCACAGCCGCTCAGGTACGCGGGCGGGTTGGCCGCGTCCTTGAGGAACATGTGCGAGGCGTCGAGGTTGATGTCGACGCCGACCTTCTTGAGGTTGTCGACCGCGGAGACGCGCTGCGACTCCTTCAGGCCGGAGTTGTAGAACACCTCGACGCCCTTGGACGCGGCGTACTTGACGAGGTCGGGGCTGCCGAAGACGGCCGGACGGTCCGCCTGGGCGACGTACGCGGCCCAGGAGGCCGAGTTGTAGGTGTAGTTGGTCTTCTTCTCGTAGTCGAGGGAGAGCAGCAGCGTGTCGTCGATGTCGAAGACGACCGCGGGCTTCCCGTGGCGGTGGTGGGCCTTGTGGGCCGCCTGGTCGATGTACCGCTTGGCGGAGGCGTCGAGGCGGGCCAGGTCCTTGGCGTACGGGCTGTCGGGGGACGCCTGGTAGACCCCGCCGGCGTCGGCCGTGGTGCCGTAATAGGTGTCGATGTCCTTGACGAGAACACCGATGTTGTAAGGCTCGTGCGTCGAGTTCGCCGTGGACTGACCGGCGGTGGCGACGCCGGTGCCGTACAGGGCGGAACCGGCGACGACACAGGTTGCGGCGACGGCCGCTATGCGCAGTGACTTATGCATGACAGTTTTCTACGCGCGTCACGTCGCTGGACGCGAGGCCTTTTGCCGGATCGATACCTACTTTTCGGCCGACTTGGGCCTCGCGTCGCACGAATCGGGCCTCACGGACTGCCCGGCGGGTGTCAGTTCATGGTCGCGCCGATGGTCGTGCTGCCCGTCGTGAGGAAGGTGGTCGCGGGCAGTGTCCCGCTGGAGGAGCGGGAGTTGTACGTGGAGGTCGCGTCCGTGGAGATGAACGCCGGGGTGGAGACGCCGGAGTCCCAGTTGTTGCCGGCCGACGTCACCGAGGATCCCTTGGAGACCGCGGTGCCGTTGCTCACGGCGAGGTTCTTGCCGAGCTTGGCGGCGCCGGTGGCGAAGTAGTAGCCGTACTTGCCGTTGGCGTAGGCGGTGGTGCGGTTGATGACGATGGCACCGGTGTTGGAGTTCTCGGTGAAGCCGCTGCCCGCGTCGTCCCAGGCGGCGGAGTTGTTGATGACGTGCGCGACGACCTCGCCGTCGCCGCCCAGCTTGTAGCCGTTGCCGTCGCCCGCGAAGGCCGAGTCGCTCCAGCGGTTCTTGCCGTTGCCGAAGGACCAGGTGTGTTCGACGGTGACGGGTGAGGAGAAGGACCAGAAGTCGAGGCCGTCGTCGGAGTTGTTGTACAGCCGGGCCCCGGTGATCAGGTTGCCGCTGCCCGAACCGAACTTCACGGCGACGCCGTCCGCGTTCTCGCCGTGGGTGGCGGCGTCGTAGTTGCCGTACGCGTCGATGTTCTTGACCGTGTTGTTCACGGTGCCGTCGCCGGTCAGGGTGAAGCCGGAGTCGCCGCCGTTGATGGTCTTGATGTTGTTCCAGACGGTGCCGGTGCAGGACTGGCAGACGACCGCGCTGTCCGGGGAGTTCTGGAAGGTGATGTTGGAGACGTTCCAGTAGTCGGCGGTCAACTTGAAGATCCAGGAGCCCGAGGGGAGCGAGGAGCCGTCGATCTTCACGGTCTCCGAGCCGTACGCCGTGAGGGTGACCGGCGAGGAGGACGTGCCGTTGGCCGTGGACTGGAGGGTGGCCGTCGGGGAGTAGGTGCCGCCGCGCACCTGGATGACGGTTCCGGCGGTGGCGCCGGAGATCGCGCTGGTCAGTTCGGCGGTGGTGTCGACGACGACGGTGGCTGCCTGTGCCTGGGTGGGGAGGACGGCGAGGCCTGCGCCGAGCGCCAGGGTGGCGCCTAAGGCGAGAGCGGTACGACGAGACATGGAGTGCGGTCCTTTCGTCGTGCTGGGGAATGGAGCGGGGGAATCACGGGCGCCAGTCGCCGAGATACGCGGCACGGGTGTGCTGCTCGGCCTCCGCGTCCGTGAGCTGGGGGCGGTTCTCCGGGACGGTGATCACCGCGCCGGGTCCGGTGTTGCGGTACTCGCGAAAGCGCATGGACTGCCACGGGTAGGCCGCGCGCATGTCGGTGTAGGGCGCCACCGCGTCGATGCCGGGCCCGAGTTCGCAGCCGCGGACCACGAGCGAGGGCCACGCGGTGGTCTCGTACGACGGGACCCAGGGCCGGGCGATCTTGTACGCCCCGTCCTCGGCGCCCGAGGTGACACGGCCGCCGACGGCGAGGAAGCCGTGGGGGTTCGCGCGGGCCGTGGACGGCGCGAAGACCATGCCCTCGGGCTTGAACGAGACGTCCCGGTCGAGGGTGTGGAAGCGGCAGCGCTCGAAGACGGCGGTGGCCCGGCCGAACACGAAGTCGACGTCGCCCTCGATGTGGCAGTCGCGGTAGCAGTGCCGGTCGAAGGCGGCCAGGTCCGTCGTGTCCGCGAACAGTGTGTCCTGGTGGGCCAGCAGCCGCACCCGCTCGAAGTACGAACGGTCGCCGGTGACGTAGGCCGCGACCGCCTGTGTGCCGGTGATCTCCGGGTGGTCCGCGCGCAGCCAGTCGTTCGCGATCGTCAGCCGGCGCACGGTCAGTCCCGGAGCCGCCGAGGTGAAGGTGGCCGAGCCCGCGGTCCCGTAGGTCCCGGAGCCGTCCGGTAGCGGCGTGCCGTTCGCCCGGTCGAAGACGACGACCGCGTCGCGCGGGTCGCGGGTGGTACCACGGAGCGTCAACTCCCCCTTTTCGGCGGGGATGTGGACCACCTCGCGGTACGTTCCCGGGTGGATGACGATCGTCTGCCCGGGACCGTCCACCGCGTCGACGGCGGCCTGGACCGAGTCGCCGGGACGCACGTGCAGGACACGGCGGCCGTGGGCGGCGGCCGGGGCCGTGCCCACGGCCGTGACCGACGCCGCCAGACCGGCGAGGAGGGTTCGCCTGCGCATCTCAGCACCCCTTCCACGGAGTCCAGTCGCCGAGGTACGCCTCGCGGGTCGCCGAACGGGCCTGTTCGTCCGTGAGCTGGGGACGGTTCTCCGGGACGGTGATCACCGCGCCCGGCCCGGTGTTGCGGTACTCGGCGAAGCGCTGGCTCTGCCACGGATAGGCGGCGGACATGTTCGTGTAGGGCGCCACCGCGTCGATGCCGGCGTCCAGACGGGTGTCGCGGACGGTCAGCATCGGGCGAGCGGTGAGGTCCGAGCCGGGCACCCAGGGGCGGGCCAGCTTGTAGTACGCGTCCGGCGCGGCGCTGCTGATCCGGCTGCGGGTGACCAGGTAACCGCGCGGGTCGGCGACGGCCGTGGACGGCGCGAGGACGAAGCCGTACGGGGCCCCGGCCAGGTCCGTGCGGTCCAGGGTGCGGAAGTGGCAGTACTCGAAGACCGCCGTCGCCCGCCCGAAGACGAAGTCCACGTCCCCCTCGACGTAGCAGTCCCGGTAGTACTGCCGGGCGAAGGTGGCGAGCGCGATGGAGTCGGCGTACAGCGTGTCCTGGTGGCCGAGGAAGCGGCACCGGTGGAAGGCCGAGCGGTCGCCCTGCACCTTGACCGCCACGGCCTGGGTGCCGGTGATCCCGGGGTGGTCGGCGCGCAGCCAGTCGTTGGCGAAGGTGACCGAGCGGGCGGTGAAACCGTCGGTGCGGACCGTGGTCGTCGCGGACCCGGTGGTGCCGTAGGTGCCCGAACCGTCGGGCTTCGGCGTGCCGTTGGCGTTGTCGTACACGACGACGACGTCGCGCGGGTCGCCGGAGGCTCCGATCCAGGTCATCTCGGAGCCGGCGGCGCCGGGCAGGCCGGTCGCCGGGTCGACGGCTCCGACCGAGACCGTCTCGCGGTACACGCCGGGCGCGATGACCAGGGTGAATCCGGCGCCGGTCGCGGCGGTCACGGCGGCCTGCACGGTGGTGTGGTCGCCGAGGCCGCCGGGATGGACGTACAGCGTTCTCGCGTCACGCCGCGCGGACGGCGAACCGTGGCGCCCGAACGGCGAACGCCCGGTGGCGCGGGCGGGGGCCGCGAGGCCGAGAGCCAGTGCGGCTCCGGTGCCCGCGGCGACGAACGCCCTTCTGCTGACGGGGTGTCCGGCCATGGTCAGCAGATCTTTCCGGCGCCCGCGCGGTGGTCGACGATGCCGGGAACGGCCCTCGGCGGGTCGACCTTCGTCCGCAGGACCGGTGTCCATCCCGCGCCGGACTGGAGCGTCTCGGCCGGGATCTCCGCGTTGTGCACGGCGATCAGATCGGTCCGTACGCCGTTGACGTAGTTGTCGGCGGCGGTGAGCGGCGCCTCCTTCCACTTCTTCAGGATCTTCCCGGTACCGACCGAGTCCGGCAGCGTGAACGCGTTGTGTTCGGCGACGAGTTGGGACTCCATCCCGATGCCGAAGCTGTAGGAGTAGGTGGCGTCGGCGACGAAGTGGTTGTTGTAGGAGTCCACTTGCCCGAAGCGGACGCGCGGGGCGCGCTCGACGAGGCCGGTGAACAGGTTGTGGTGGAGGGTGACCTTCAGATGGCCCCGGTCCACGGCGGCGGTCGCCGCGCTGTCGCTGTTGCCGATCAGGATGGTCTTGTCGTGGTCGGCGAAGACGTTCCAGGAGGCCGTCACGTAGTCGGCGCCCTTGACGATGTCCAGTTCGCCGTCGTGCTGTTCGTAGATCCGGCCGTAGTACGTCGGCAGCGAGCTGTCCGGGTGGTCGCCGTCGGTGAACGTGTTGTGGTCGAGCCAGACGTGCGTGGCCCCGTAGACCACCGCGCTGTCGTACTCGGAGTTCCAGTTGCCGGTGTCGCCGTCGGTGGGGTCCCACTGCGGGAAGCAGTCGAGGGGACTCTCGAAGGCGAGGTTGCGGACGATGACGTTGTCGACGTCCTTGATCTGCAGGCTCGCGCCCTTGATGCCGGCGTCGCGGCCGATCCCGACGATGGTGGTGTTGGCGGGGACGTACGCCTTCATGGCGGTGTCCTGGTTGGCGGCGGAGGCGGCGCGCAGATCCTCCTGCTCGCCGCTGACCACCTGGTCGTAGCCCCACACCGCGGGGTCGTAGTCGGCGAGGTAGCGGTCGAAGTCGTAACCGGGCGCGGCGAAGGAGTCGCAGCCGTCGGCGTTGGCGTCGATCGTGCCCTTGACCTTGATGATCTTCGGCGCGCTGCCGTCGGCGGCGAGCGCGGCCCTGAACTCCGCCCAGGTCGTGACCGTGTGGATCCGATCGGCCTTGGCGGCCGAGCCGCCGGTGGTGCCGGTCCCGGCGGACGCCCAGCCGTCGCCCGCGGCGAGCGTCTGCCGGGCGGGCTCGCCGGACCGGGCCTGGGCGGGGGTGCCGGTGACGGCGAGCACGAGGGCGGTGCAGCCCATCAGCGCGGCCGTTCTCCGCGTGGCGGTCACGCTCCACGCTATGGCATGCCCATGCCATTTCTGTGTGTTCATCGTGCGGCTCTCTTTCCTTCGGCTCAAGGACTCAGGGACTCAGGGACTCAGGAGTTCAGGGACTCAGGGACTCAGGGACTCAGGCGGTCGGCCAGGTGATCCAGGACTCGGGAATCTCCGCGTCGAGACGGCGTACGTCCCCGGGCGCGAGAACCCGGGAGTGCAGCAGTCCGGCCGTGACGAGACGGGCCACGGCGATGGCACCCGGCGGGTTGAAGTGCGTGTTGTCCTGCTCGGTCGCGGTCCAGTTGAAGTACTTCTTCGTCTCCTCGACGCCGAGCCGCTGCCACAGCGCGATGGACAGGGCCTGGATGTCGAGGAGCGCCACGTGCTCGTCCGCGGCGAGCGCCCGCATCGACGCCGGGTAGTCGCCGTGCGTCGGCACCGCGTTGCCGTCCGCGTCGAACTTTCTGCGCTCCACCGGGGTGGCGAGCAGCGGCCGGGCGCCCCGGGCCCGCGCCCCGGCGATGTACTGCCGCAGGCAGTCCTGGAACGTCGTCCACGGCTCGGTGTAGCGCGTCGGGTCGGCGCTCTTCTCGTCGTTGTGCCCGAACTGGACGAGCAGGAGGTCGCCGGGCCGGATCACGTCGAGGATCGCGGCGAGGCGCCCCTCGTCGATGAAGCTCTTCGAACTCCGGCCGTTCACCGCGTGGTTGGCGACCACGACGTCCTCGCGGAGGAAGAACGGGAGGGCCATGCCCCACCCGGTCTCGGGTGCGGCGTCGGCGTACTTCTGGGCGGCGGTGGAGTCACCGGCGATGTGGAGGGTGCGCGGCCGGTGGTGCGGGGCGGCGAGCGCGGGGCCCGCCGCGGCGGCGGCGAGCGGCAGGGCGGCCACGGCCGCCGAGGTGACCTGTCTGCGCGTGAGGGACACGGGCGTGTGCCTTTCGACAGAGGGTTCGGCTGAGCTTTCTACGGAAGGTCCCGGCCGACGTTCCGGCAGAGGTTCCAACAGAGGACCGCCAGAGGTACCGGCAGAGGACCAGGCAAAGGTTCCGGCTGACGACCAGGCGGAGGTTCCGGCTGAGGTTCCGACGGACGTGCGGAGACAGCCGCCGGGCCCCGGGCCGGCCGCGGCGCGACGCGCGCCACGGCCGGGCCCTGTGGGCGGACCGGGTCAGTGGTGGGCCTTCCAGTCGGCCTGCGCCTTGTCGAGCTGGTCGGCCAGCGTGTCCAGGAAGTCCTTCACGCTCATCTTGCCGAGCAGCACCTTCTGGAAGTTCGGCTCGTTGTCGGCCTTGGAGATGGTGTTCCAGTCGGGCAGGTAGTACGGCAGCTGCACGATCTTGGTTCCGGCGCCGTTCAGCGCCTCGGCGGCGAGCTTGGTCGGCTCGGCCTGCTGGATCCAGGCGTCCTTCGCCGCGTCGGTGTTCGCCGGAACCTGACCGGCCGACTCGTTGAACTTGGAGTTCTCCGCCGCCGAGACCGCGAACTCGATGAACTTCCAGGCGGCCGCCTTGTTCTTGCCGGACTTGAACAGGCTCAGCCCGTCGACCGGGTTGGAGATCTGCACCCGCGTGCCGTCGTCCAGCGTGGGATTCGGGATGCCGCGGAACTTGCCGGCGCCCAGCGCCTTCAGGTGGTCCTGGTAGGAGCCGAGGTTGTGGCTCAGCATGCCGATGGTGCCGCTGTCCCACTGCGCGACCATCTTGGTGAAGTCGTTGTTGACGTCGGCGGACGGGGTGGACTTCTTGTAGAGGGCGACGTACTTCTCCAGGGCCGCCACGTTCTTCGGGTCGTTGACGGTGGTCTTGTCGCCGTTCCAGAACGAGGTGATGCCGGTCTGGCCGTACGCCGCGTCCAGCGCCGGGGCGATGGAGCCCTCTCCGCCGCGGATGGTGAAGCCGAACTTGTTCTTGCCCGTGTCCGTGAGCTTCGCGGCCGCGTCGTAGAACTTCGTCCAGGAGGCCGGCTCGTCCAGGCCCGCCGCCTTGAACAGGTCGGTGCGGTACCAGAGCGTGCCGTTGTTGGCGGAGGTCGGCACCTGGTACAGCGTGTCTCCGCCGCCCGCGGCCCGGCTGACGTCGAGCAGGTTCTGGCTCAGCTTTCCGTTCAGCGCGCTCTTCTCGATCCGGCTGTCCAGCGGCTCCAGCGCCCCCTGGACGGCGACCTCGGCGAGCATCGCGGTGCCCACACCCCCGACGTCCGGCAGGCCGCCGCCCTGGATGGCGGTGTCGTACTTGGACTGGGCGCTCGCGGCCGGGATGCCGACGTAGTTGACCTTGATGTCCGGGTACTTCTTCTCGAAGTCGGCGATGATCTGCTTCCAGATGTCGGTGCGGACACCGCCGTTGTTGTCCCAGAAGGTGATCTCGCCCTTGCCGGAGCCCTCGGTCCCCTTGTCCCCCGCGCTGCCGCTGCCGTCGTCACCACAGGCGGTGACGGTCAGCGCGAGCACGGATCCGAGGGCGACGGCCACGGCGGCGCGCCGGGCTCCATGGACGCCGGTCCTTCTGGGACCGGTCGCCGGTGGGTTGTTCCTGAGTGGGCTGGTCTTCATCGATCGGCTCTCTTCTTCCGGATCCAACGGGGTGGTGGGGTCGGTGCGGTGTCCTCGGAGATCGGCGCCCGGCTGCTTCCGGAAGGGACGCGCCCTTCCCTCCCCATCCGGCAAGCGCTTGCTACGGAGGTGCTGCTTCATTGCGGCTCCCAAGGCGGACGAACGACGGACGACGGCTGACGAAGACCCTCAGGGGGTCGGGACGACTCGGAAACGCGTGAACGTGGCGGCCCCCGCGTGGCCCGCGCCGGACGGCGCGAGCGCGAACAGGCCGAGCAGGGCGCCGACCCAGCGCCAGGGCGTGGCGGCGAAGGCCTGCCCGGAGGGCTGCCGGCCGCCACCGACGTCGTAGGAGAAGCGGCAGCGGGCCCCCGCGCCGATCTCGATCCACAGCCGGGCCCGGCCCTCGGGCGCCGGGCGTGCCGGAGCGGCGTCGCGCTCGCCCTCGCACGGCCCCGAGCGCACGGCGGGTGCCCCGACGGCCGCGGTCTCGGCGAACCGGTGCACGAGCCGCACCGATCCGTCCGGCTCGCGCCGGAGGCCGATCCAGCCGAACGCGTCCCCGAGCACCGCGATCCCGGCCCGCGCCCCGGGCTCCTCGCTGTCGAGGCACAGGTCGACCTGGACGGTGGCGGCCGCGCCCGGTATCCGCTGGGTGAGGACATGGGGCAGCCGGCGCAGGTCGTGGGCGTCCGCCGTACGGACACAGGTCAGCCGGAGTCCGTCGCCGGAGTGCTGGGTGGCCCAGCCGTCCTGGGGGTTGGCGGTCCACTGCCACTGGCGCCCGAAGCGGCCGCCCGGGAAGTCGTCGTCGGTGGCGGGTGCGGACGGCGGCTGGGCCGGCAGGTCCGGCTTGCGGTGGACGGCCACGGGGGCGCCCCGGTCGCCGAGCACCGGCCAGCCGTCCTCGCCCCAGCGCATCGGCTGGAGGTGGACCACCCGCCCGTAGGGTCCGCGCTGCTGGAAGTGCGCGAACCAGTCCTCGCCCGCCGCCGTGCGCACCCAGCCGCCCTGGTGCGGGCCGTTGACCCGGGTGTCCCCCTGTTCCAGCACCACCCGTTCCTCGTAGGGTCCGAAGAAGCCGCGCGAACGGAAGGCACCCTGCCAGCCGGTCTCGACTCCCCCGGCGGGCGCGAAGATCCAGAACCAGCCGTCGTGACGGTAGGCCTTGGGCCCTTCGAGGGTGAACCAGCCGGGAATCAGGTCGGCGTCGACGATCACCTTGCCCTCGTCGATCAGCCCTGTGCCGTCGGGACGCATCCGGTGCCCGGTGAGCCGGTTCTTCACTCCCGAACGGGACCTGGCCCAGGCGTGCACGAGATACGCCTCGCCACTCTCCTCGTCCCACAGCGGGCAGGGGTCGATGAGCCCCTTGCCCTCCTTCACCAGCTGCGGCCGGGTCCAAGGGCCCCTGATCTGAGGGGCGTTGACCTGGAAGATGCCGTGGTCGGGGTCGCCCCAGAAGATCCAGAAACGGTCGTCGTGGTGACGCAACGCGGGGGCCCACACCCCGCA includes:
- a CDS encoding glycoside hydrolase family 43 protein codes for the protein MALPSADLGDGTYRNPVLDADWSDPDLLRVGDDFYLTASSFGRAPGLPLLHSRDLVNWTLVGHALQRLEPAREFRNPRPDCGVWAPALRHHDDRFWIFWGDPDHGIFQVNAPQIRGPWTRPQLVKEGKGLIDPCPLWDEESGEAYLVHAWARSRSGVKNRLTGHRMRPDGTGLIDEGKVIVDADLIPGWFTLEGPKAYRHDGWFWIFAPAGGVETGWQGAFRSRGFFGPYEERVVLEQGDTRVNGPHQGGWVRTAAGEDWFAHFQQRGPYGRVVHLQPMRWGEDGWPVLGDRGAPVAVHRKPDLPAQPPSAPATDDDFPGGRFGRQWQWTANPQDGWATQHSGDGLRLTCVRTADAHDLRRLPHVLTQRIPGAAATVQVDLCLDSEEPGARAGIAVLGDAFGWIGLRREPDGSVRLVHRFAETAAVGAPAVRSGPCEGERDAAPARPAPEGRARLWIEIGAGARCRFSYDVGGGRQPSGQAFAATPWRWVGALLGLFALAPSGAGHAGAATFTRFRVVPTP
- a CDS encoding ABC transporter substrate-binding protein, coding for MKTSPLRNNPPATGPRRTGVHGARRAAVAVALGSVLALTVTACGDDGSGSAGDKGTEGSGKGEITFWDNNGGVRTDIWKQIIADFEKKYPDIKVNYVGIPAASAQSKYDTAIQGGGLPDVGGVGTAMLAEVAVQGALEPLDSRIEKSALNGKLSQNLLDVSRAAGGGDTLYQVPTSANNGTLWYRTDLFKAAGLDEPASWTKFYDAAAKLTDTGKNKFGFTIRGGEGSIAPALDAAYGQTGITSFWNGDKTTVNDPKNVAALEKYVALYKKSTPSADVNNDFTKMVAQWDSGTIGMLSHNLGSYQDHLKALGAGKFRGIPNPTLDDGTRVQISNPVDGLSLFKSGKNKAAAWKFIEFAVSAAENSKFNESAGQVPANTDAAKDAWIQQAEPTKLAAEALNGAGTKIVQLPYYLPDWNTISKADNEPNFQKVLLGKMSVKDFLDTLADQLDKAQADWKAHH
- a CDS encoding rhamnogalacturonan acetylesterase, with amino-acid sequence MSLTRRQVTSAAVAALPLAAAAAGPALAAPHHRPRTLHIAGDSTAAQKYADAAPETGWGMALPFFLREDVVVANHAVNGRSSKSFIDEGRLAAILDVIRPGDLLLVQFGHNDEKSADPTRYTEPWTTFQDCLRQYIAGARARGARPLLATPVERRKFDADGNAVPTHGDYPASMRALAADEHVALLDIQALSIALWQRLGVEETKKYFNWTATEQDNTHFNPPGAIAVARLVTAGLLHSRVLAPGDVRRLDAEIPESWITWPTA